In Chitinophaga nivalis, a single genomic region encodes these proteins:
- a CDS encoding winged helix-turn-helix transcriptional regulator, whose amino-acid sequence MATAVKKNSRNAANLKVLAAACPMNDALKNISPRWKMQILYSISIGLQQFSQLKKNYPDVSDQILGKRLGELVREGLVCKTLLQETTPSQTWYTTTSKGNALLDIMHRLNQWGMQRWGHPEDK is encoded by the coding sequence ATGGCTACCGCTGTTAAAAAAAATTCCCGCAATGCGGCCAACCTCAAAGTACTGGCAGCCGCCTGCCCGATGAATGACGCGTTGAAAAATATCAGTCCGCGCTGGAAAATGCAGATACTCTATAGTATTTCTATTGGTTTACAACAATTCAGTCAGCTGAAAAAAAACTACCCTGATGTGTCAGATCAGATACTGGGAAAAAGGTTGGGGGAACTCGTCCGGGAAGGACTTGTCTGCAAAACCTTACTGCAGGAAACTACCCCGTCGCAAACATGGTATACTACAACTTCCAAAGGTAACGCATTACTCGATATTATGCATCGCTTGAATCAATGGGGTATGCAACGTTGGGGACATCCGGAAGATAAATAA
- a CDS encoding response regulator transcription factor has protein sequence MTTKILYIEDELSLGKIVKESLLRRGFEVIMESDGAKAMSLFKQLHPEVCILDVMLPNKDGFEIATEIRAVNPHVPILFLTAKTQTADLVKGFSLGGNDYIRKPFSLEELIARIDNVLRKSRHIPPPLTDPVRLGRFHFYTRRQTLVNGTTEKKLSHRESELLKLLYEYRDRIIDRKHILDLIWGNDSFFNSRNLDVYITRLRVCLKEDENLQIITIKGIGYRFVVS, from the coding sequence ATGACCACGAAGATTCTATATATAGAAGATGAACTTTCTTTAGGTAAGATTGTGAAGGAAAGTCTGCTGCGCCGCGGCTTTGAAGTGATTATGGAAAGCGATGGCGCCAAAGCCATGTCCTTGTTCAAACAACTCCATCCGGAAGTATGCATCCTCGATGTCATGCTTCCTAATAAAGATGGTTTTGAAATTGCCACCGAAATACGTGCCGTCAACCCACATGTACCGATCCTGTTTCTTACGGCCAAAACACAGACCGCCGACCTCGTGAAAGGATTTTCGCTGGGCGGCAACGACTATATCCGTAAGCCTTTCAGCCTGGAAGAGTTGATTGCCCGCATCGACAATGTATTGCGCAAAAGCAGGCATATACCTCCTCCGCTGACCGACCCGGTAAGACTCGGCCGGTTTCATTTCTATACCAGGCGGCAAACACTGGTGAACGGAACAACAGAAAAAAAGCTATCACACCGGGAGAGTGAGCTGCTTAAACTACTCTACGAATACCGCGATCGTATCATCGACCGGAAACATATACTGGACCTGATCTGGGGCAACGACTCCTTCTTCAACAGCCGTAACCTGGATGTATATATCACCAGGTTACGGGTATGTTTAAAGGAAGATGAAAACCTGCAGATTATTACCATCAAAGGTATTGGCTACCGGTTTGTAGTGAGTTGA
- a CDS encoding outer membrane beta-barrel protein — protein MFKNCLFLLCCCCTLIANARQHGTIKGYVADATTRHPVAAATITLLQQKDSSLVSFTMSDNKGYFSLTGVTSGTYRLLITHVNYHATNRQVVIKPDAPTGNMDTILLYDRSTVLREVVVSGAVPPVTLIGDTIEYNSASFKTIPNATVEQLLKKLPGLEVDKNGTVKAQGQKVNRVLVDGKEFFGADPKMATKNLPADAVDKVQVYDRQSDVARLTGLDDGNSEKTVNLQLKPDKKKGLFGKAMAGGGTAGRYEGRFNVNSFKGNRQFSAIGMANNTNAEGFSFMDLMNFSGELNRLRQNGQGNINFTINADDPLAAFAGGNNNNGIKTIAGGGINYNNTLGKKTDITSNYFYNHYQPQLENTLQRHYFLPDSSYYYNQQSNTHNRSNSHRLNLGADIPLDSFHSLKVTATAGYQATRHHSNNRYETLTEKQQLINQGYSNNATNGQGTNFSSSLLFRKKFRRKGRTFSFQLQNSYNSSNSDGTLLSVNRFFNRPASLPDTDSIHQQNKTSGLLNSYTVQSVYTEPLSRRVLLEFSLSRSHTLSTSDKTTYDYDPKSGRYDRLNPALTNNFENTYGYTNAGLRLRIQRKKFSLAFGAAWQEAALKGKIIARNTDSVIQTTFYNILPVVRFKYDFTRYQHLNIQFNTTTNQPTLAQLQPVPDITDPLNISEGNPDLKQEVNYQLQLNFMAVNPFRNKNLFAFFTLQETQQKIVNYDTVDSLGVKRSRPVNVNGVYNITGNLQLSLPLRFVKGTLHFSANTGYSKNKQFINTVPNTIHTLRIGPSIRADLLPGDKTDLSFSAGIDYYSSTYSLQPALNTQYLSQQYEGNFNCELPANFSLSTSITYTINSRRAAGYNRNIPLWHLSVSRQFLRFKRAELKLSVYDLFNQNVGINRTSNQNYIEDSQTKNLQRFFQLGFTYSLHKNGLAANKQGEGIRIMRMP, from the coding sequence ATGTTCAAAAACTGTTTATTCCTGCTATGCTGTTGCTGTACCCTGATAGCCAATGCCCGGCAGCATGGTACGATCAAAGGTTATGTAGCTGATGCTACTACCCGGCATCCGGTAGCAGCGGCCACGATCACCCTGCTACAGCAAAAAGATTCTTCGCTGGTGAGTTTTACCATGTCAGACAACAAAGGTTATTTCTCGCTCACCGGCGTTACCAGTGGTACCTACCGGCTACTGATCACCCATGTAAATTATCATGCCACCAACCGCCAGGTAGTCATCAAACCGGATGCACCCACCGGCAATATGGATACGATACTATTGTATGACCGTAGTACCGTATTACGGGAAGTAGTCGTCAGCGGAGCAGTGCCACCTGTAACCCTCATCGGCGACACCATCGAATACAATTCCGCCTCTTTTAAAACCATTCCTAACGCCACTGTAGAACAACTATTAAAAAAATTACCGGGCCTTGAAGTAGATAAAAACGGTACCGTAAAAGCCCAGGGACAAAAAGTAAACCGGGTACTCGTGGATGGTAAAGAATTTTTTGGTGCAGATCCTAAAATGGCCACTAAAAATCTGCCTGCAGACGCCGTTGATAAAGTACAGGTATATGACCGTCAAAGTGATGTAGCCCGCTTAACCGGACTGGATGACGGGAACAGCGAAAAAACTGTGAACCTGCAGCTAAAACCCGATAAAAAGAAAGGTCTCTTCGGGAAAGCAATGGCCGGAGGTGGCACCGCCGGGAGATATGAAGGCCGCTTTAATGTGAACTCCTTTAAAGGGAACCGGCAGTTCTCCGCTATCGGTATGGCTAACAACACCAATGCGGAAGGTTTTTCTTTTATGGACCTGATGAATTTCAGCGGAGAGCTAAACCGGCTCCGGCAAAACGGCCAGGGTAATATTAACTTTACTATCAATGCCGATGATCCACTGGCGGCATTTGCCGGCGGCAATAACAACAATGGCATTAAAACCATTGCCGGCGGTGGCATTAATTACAACAATACCCTTGGTAAAAAAACGGATATTACCAGCAACTATTTCTACAATCATTATCAGCCCCAACTGGAAAACACCTTACAACGCCATTACTTCCTGCCCGATTCCTCCTATTATTACAACCAGCAAAGCAACACGCATAATCGCAGCAATTCGCACCGGTTAAACCTGGGGGCCGATATTCCACTGGACTCCTTTCACTCGCTTAAAGTCACCGCAACAGCGGGTTATCAGGCTACCCGCCATCATAGCAACAACCGTTATGAAACATTAACTGAAAAACAGCAACTCATCAACCAGGGCTACAGCAACAATGCTACCAACGGACAAGGTACTAACTTCAGCAGCAGTCTGTTATTCAGGAAAAAATTCCGGCGTAAAGGCCGTACGTTTTCTTTCCAGCTGCAAAACAGTTACAACAGCAGTAACAGCGACGGCACACTGCTTTCCGTAAACCGGTTCTTCAACAGACCCGCTTCATTGCCCGATACAGATTCCATCCATCAGCAAAACAAGACGTCGGGACTGCTCAACAGCTATACTGTTCAAAGCGTGTATACGGAACCGTTATCACGGCGCGTTCTGCTGGAATTCAGTTTAAGTCGCAGCCATACCCTAAGTACATCCGACAAAACCACCTATGACTATGATCCTAAAAGTGGCCGCTATGACCGGTTGAATCCTGCATTGACCAACAACTTTGAAAACACCTACGGTTATACCAATGCCGGACTACGCCTGCGTATCCAACGGAAAAAATTCAGTCTGGCATTTGGCGCCGCCTGGCAGGAAGCCGCCTTAAAGGGAAAGATCATTGCCCGCAATACTGACTCTGTCATTCAAACCACCTTTTACAATATACTGCCTGTAGTCCGGTTTAAATATGATTTCACGCGCTACCAGCACCTTAATATTCAGTTCAACACGACCACCAATCAACCTACCTTGGCTCAACTGCAACCCGTACCGGACATTACGGATCCGCTCAATATCAGCGAAGGAAATCCTGATCTGAAACAGGAAGTCAATTATCAGCTGCAACTCAATTTTATGGCAGTAAATCCTTTCCGTAATAAAAACCTGTTTGCTTTCTTTACGTTACAGGAAACGCAACAGAAGATTGTGAACTACGATACCGTAGATAGTCTGGGCGTGAAACGCAGCCGACCTGTGAATGTGAACGGCGTCTATAACATCACCGGTAACCTGCAACTCTCCCTACCCCTCCGTTTCGTTAAGGGTACGCTACATTTCAGCGCCAATACAGGTTACAGCAAAAATAAACAGTTCATCAATACCGTTCCCAATACCATTCATACTTTGCGTATCGGGCCATCGATACGGGCAGATCTGCTACCGGGAGATAAAACAGATCTCTCCTTCAGCGCCGGCATTGATTATTACAGCAGCACCTATTCATTACAACCCGCGCTGAATACCCAATATCTTTCCCAGCAATATGAAGGTAACTTTAACTGTGAGCTACCGGCAAATTTCAGCCTGTCTACCAGCATCACCTATACCATCAACAGCCGCCGGGCAGCGGGCTACAACCGCAATATACCCTTATGGCATTTATCGGTGAGCCGGCAGTTTCTGCGTTTCAAAAGAGCCGAACTGAAACTCAGTGTATACGATCTTTTCAATCAAAACGTTGGCATCAACCGGACCAGTAATCAGAATTATATTGAAGACAGCCAGACCAAAAATCTGCAACGTTTCTTCCAGCTGGGCTTTACGTATAGTCTTCACAAAAACGGGCTGGCGGCAAATAAACAGGGAGAGGGCATCCGGATTATGCGGATGCCCTGA
- a CDS encoding GLPGLI family protein has translation MKKMVLTGSLMLGLLAASGQQQQGRVVYERTMQVQARLKGLGAGGEDRILPNTRRDKLEVLFGNNQSLQRTLEEETPEDPGGGENGIQIRFVAAGASDVTFMDFGRNRKVTQQELAGKNYLLTDTISRMHWKLTGETRTILNYPCQQAITREISKRSALTLIDGTMKNETITDTATVTVWFTPAIPVSAGPAFQGQLPGLILAIDINDGKTVYQATTFTDQIKLTDIREPVKGKQVTQAVFEQEREKMIREMMRNNPAGRTTSH, from the coding sequence ATGAAAAAAATGGTTTTAACAGGTTCCCTGATGTTGGGATTGCTGGCTGCCAGTGGCCAGCAGCAACAAGGCAGGGTAGTTTATGAGCGCACCATGCAGGTGCAGGCACGACTGAAAGGCCTGGGGGCAGGAGGGGAAGACCGGATATTGCCCAATACCCGGAGAGATAAGCTGGAAGTGTTATTTGGCAATAACCAATCGTTGCAGCGAACGCTGGAAGAAGAAACACCGGAAGATCCCGGCGGCGGGGAAAATGGGATACAAATCAGGTTTGTGGCTGCCGGTGCCAGTGATGTTACTTTCATGGATTTTGGCCGCAACCGGAAAGTAACCCAACAGGAACTGGCGGGGAAAAACTATCTCCTGACAGATACGATCTCCCGGATGCATTGGAAGCTAACGGGCGAAACCAGAACCATCCTGAACTATCCCTGCCAGCAGGCCATTACCCGTGAAATCAGTAAACGCAGTGCGCTGACACTCATAGACGGAACGATGAAAAATGAGACGATAACGGATACGGCTACGGTTACCGTGTGGTTTACACCCGCGATTCCTGTATCAGCCGGCCCTGCTTTCCAGGGCCAGCTACCAGGGCTGATACTGGCCATCGATATCAATGATGGCAAAACCGTTTATCAGGCAACTACCTTCACTGATCAGATAAAGCTGACGGATATCCGGGAACCTGTGAAAGGAAAGCAGGTGACCCAGGCCGTATTTGAGCAGGAACGTGAAAAAATGATCCGGGAAATGATGCGTAACAACCCTGCCGGGAGAACGACCAGTCATTGA
- a CDS encoding sensor histidine kinase, producing MRYKLSIPVTTILIVLTIVVITTFQGYWLYKNYQEEKRLFNARTHLLFRETIYRLQAAQLNLGANINIRIEDREDVLSISNVLEENLRDTADARRKTGTRTMIFTTHLPGKDSLTALPPNARNIPEKQVRAFLANVDSLRSTIKIPQIADQYRKVLEKEKIYAAFQIRMLPLPPIQPATPPFLPADDPATNMVRIGFTNPVGYQVIFANTTWYLLQRISLSILISVLLLGVTILSFLLLYRNLKQQRKLTQLKNDFISNMTHELKTPIATVSVAIEALRSFDALEDPERTSEYLEISANEMQRLGLLVDKVLKLSMFENQEITLNREMFDLAHLTRQVMLSMKLQFEKKQAVTLLETNGENFMLSADKLHISSVLYNLLDNALKYSGNAPRLQVQLLQQDPYLEIRITDNGIGIPGEYQHRIFEKFFRIPSGNKHNTKGYGLGLSYVSHIVAQHMGGITVESEPGKGSTFFVRLPGLAQADLPDYQEDYTGQLKTGTI from the coding sequence GTGCGATACAAGCTTTCCATACCAGTAACTACTATCCTGATTGTGCTGACCATTGTTGTGATCACCACCTTTCAGGGCTATTGGCTCTACAAAAACTACCAGGAAGAAAAAAGGTTATTCAATGCCCGCACGCATCTGCTTTTCCGGGAGACCATTTACCGCCTGCAGGCAGCACAGCTAAACCTGGGCGCCAACATTAATATCCGGATAGAAGACCGGGAAGATGTGCTCAGTATCTCCAACGTACTGGAAGAAAATCTGCGGGATACCGCCGACGCACGCAGGAAGACCGGTACCCGTACCATGATCTTTACCACCCACTTACCGGGCAAAGACTCCTTGACGGCCCTGCCGCCGAACGCCAGAAACATACCCGAAAAACAGGTAAGAGCATTTCTCGCCAACGTAGACTCGTTACGCAGCACCATTAAAATACCACAGATAGCAGACCAGTACCGGAAAGTATTGGAAAAAGAGAAGATCTACGCCGCTTTTCAGATCCGTATGTTACCACTGCCGCCCATCCAGCCGGCCACACCGCCTTTCCTGCCCGCAGATGACCCGGCCACCAACATGGTCCGCATCGGCTTCACTAATCCCGTGGGCTATCAGGTTATATTTGCCAACACCACCTGGTATCTGTTGCAACGGATCAGTTTATCGATCCTCATTTCCGTACTGCTGCTGGGCGTAACTATATTATCTTTTCTCCTGCTATATCGCAATCTTAAACAACAACGGAAACTGACACAGCTAAAAAATGATTTCATCAGCAACATGACCCATGAGCTGAAAACACCTATTGCCACTGTCAGTGTAGCCATTGAAGCCCTGCGAAGTTTTGATGCCCTGGAAGATCCGGAGAGAACCAGCGAATACCTGGAGATATCTGCCAATGAAATGCAAAGACTGGGATTACTGGTAGATAAAGTATTGAAATTATCTATGTTCGAAAACCAGGAGATTACGTTGAACAGAGAGATGTTCGACCTCGCACACCTTACCCGGCAGGTCATGCTATCGATGAAGTTACAGTTTGAAAAAAAACAGGCCGTGACCTTGCTCGAAACAAACGGTGAAAATTTTATGCTCAGCGCCGACAAGCTGCATATCAGCAGCGTGTTGTACAACCTGTTGGACAATGCCCTGAAATACAGTGGCAACGCGCCCCGGCTACAGGTACAGCTATTACAGCAGGATCCATATCTCGAAATTCGTATAACCGACAACGGTATAGGTATACCCGGTGAATATCAGCACCGGATATTTGAGAAATTTTTCCGTATCCCCAGCGGCAACAAACACAACACCAAAGGCTACGGCCTGGGACTCAGCTATGTTTCCCACATCGTTGCCCAGCATATGGGAGGTATCACAGTAGAAAGTGAACCGGGAAAAGGCAGCACGTTTTTTGTCAGGCTGCCGGGCCTTGCTCAGGCAGACCTCCCCGATTATCAGGAAGACTATACCGGCCAGCTTAAAACAGGAACGATATGA
- a CDS encoding alpha/beta fold hydrolase, whose product MQSKVSKLIFCCLLLWVIQVTIMPAQAQQGKKGQTWVLVHGAWHGGWCWQQVSSRLREQGNTVYTPTLSGLGESRHLSHQYIDLETHITDIVNLLIMEDLHEVVLVGHSYAGIVIAGVVDRVPERISKVVWLDALIARNGESALSALSKEGRELLKKQAAPYHNISTAIWPAETFGVVDAAQQKWVNERLFLQPFKTFTQPLVLKHPYGNQRPMYYIACIDPWLEGLKHFAKRVEQDKNWHYYTLKAGHDAMVTAPAELTTLLLDIGQQ is encoded by the coding sequence ATGCAATCAAAGGTAAGTAAATTAATTTTTTGCTGTTTGTTACTATGGGTGATACAGGTAACAATTATGCCTGCACAGGCACAGCAGGGAAAGAAAGGACAGACCTGGGTACTCGTACACGGCGCCTGGCATGGTGGCTGGTGCTGGCAACAGGTAAGCAGCCGTTTACGGGAACAAGGTAATACCGTATATACACCTACGTTGAGCGGGTTAGGTGAATCCCGTCATCTGTCTCATCAATACATCGATCTGGAAACACATATCACGGATATTGTAAACCTGCTGATCATGGAAGATTTACATGAGGTGGTATTGGTAGGACACAGCTATGCCGGCATCGTGATTGCGGGCGTGGTAGACCGTGTGCCGGAGCGCATCAGTAAGGTGGTATGGCTGGATGCCCTGATTGCACGCAACGGCGAAAGTGCGCTGTCAGCGTTGTCGAAAGAAGGGCGTGAATTATTGAAGAAGCAGGCGGCTCCCTATCACAATATCAGCACCGCTATATGGCCGGCAGAGACGTTTGGCGTAGTAGATGCGGCACAACAGAAATGGGTAAACGAAAGATTATTCCTGCAACCTTTCAAAACATTTACACAGCCCCTGGTACTGAAGCATCCTTATGGGAATCAGCGGCCGATGTATTATATCGCCTGTATAGATCCCTGGTTAGAAGGATTGAAACATTTTGCAAAACGGGTGGAGCAGGATAAAAACTGGCATTACTACACCCTGAAAGCAGGCCACGATGCCATGGTGACGGCGCCGGCTGAACTCACCACCCTGTTGCTGGATATAGGTCAGCAGTAA